One genomic segment of Cygnus olor isolate bCygOlo1 chromosome 20, bCygOlo1.pri.v2, whole genome shotgun sequence includes these proteins:
- the MIS12 gene encoding protein MIS12 homolog: protein MSVSPMAYETQFFGFTPQTCMLRIYLAFQDYLLEMMAVVESVVLKKLDASPGGRVSRLDVRKSTEKFLRFMKDHFDQLFGKMEEVLLQLVLSIPPNVLLPEDKVHQQYPYSEEQFQALQDEISRLRQRCRAEAAAGQALRAELEEQKAVQAELERILQWFDGLENTCREHGTSNFRESFAFLTQNSKKLQDVLKDVKEKSKKIKRGDE, encoded by the coding sequence ATGTCGGTCAGCCCCATGGCCTACGAGACGCAGTTCTTCGGGTTCACGCCGCAGACGTGCATGCTGCGCATCTACCTGGCCTTCCAGGACTACCTGTTGGAGATGATGGCGGTGGTGGAGAGCGTCGTGCTGAAGAAGCTGGACGCCTCGCCGGGCGGCAGGGTGAGCCGCCTGGACGTCAGGAAGAGCACGGAGAAGTTCCTGCGCTTCATGAAGGATCACTTCGACCAGCTCTTCGGGAAGATGGAggaagtgctgctgcagctggtgctcaGCATCCCCCCGAACGTGCTGCTCCCCGAGGACAAGGTCCACCAGCAGTACCCCTACAGCGAGGAGCAGTTCCAGGCGCTCCAGGACGAGATATCTCGCCTGCGGCAGCGGTGCAGGGCCGAGGCGGCTGCCGGGCAGGCGCTGCGAGCcgagctggaggagcagaaggCCGTCCAGGCCGAGCTGGAGAGGATCCTGCAGTGGTTCGACGGGCTGGAGAACACCTGCAGGGAGCACGGGACCAGCAACTTCAGGGAAAGCTTCGCGTTCTTGACGCAGAACTCGAAGAAGTTGCAAGATGTGCTGAAAGACgtcaaagagaaaagcaaaaaaataaagagaggagATGAGTGA
- the DERL2 gene encoding derlin-2, giving the protein MAYQTFRQEYLQVPPVTRAYTTACVLTTAAVQLELITPFQLYFNPELIFKHFQVWRLITNYLFFGPVGFNFLFNMIFLYRYCRMLEEGSFRGRTADFVFMFLFGGLLMTLFGLFVNLVFLGQAFTIMLVYVWSRRNPYVRMNFFGLLIFQAPFLPWVLMGFSLLLGNSIIVDLLGIAVGHIYFFLEDVFPNQPGGGRLLRTPSVLKAIFDTPEDDPNYNPLPEERPGGFAWGEGQRLGG; this is encoded by the exons ATGGCGTACCAGACGTTCCGGCAGGAGTACCTGCAGGTGCCGCCCGTGACGCGGGCCTACACCACGGCCTGCGTGCTCACCACCGCCGCCGTG CAGCTCGAGCTGATCACGCCCTTCCAGCTGTATTTCAACCCCGAGCTCATATTTAAGCACTTTCAG GTATGGAGGTTAATCACAAACTACTTATTCTTTGGACCAGttggctttaattttttatttaacatgaTCTTTTT ATACCGGTACTGCCGAATGCTTGAAGAAGGCTCTTTCCGAGGTCGGACGGcagattttgtatttatgtTCCTTTTTGGAGGACTTTTAATGACT CTTTTTGGCCTGTTTGTAAACCTGGTTTTCTTGGGTCAGGCGTTCACGATAATGCTGGTGTATGTGTGGAGCCGGAGGAATCCCTACGTCCGCATGAACTTCTTTGGTCTTCTCATTTTTCAAGCCCCATTTCTACCGTGGGTATTGATGGGCTTTTCACTGCTTTTGGGGAACTCCATCATCGTGGATCTTCTGG GCATTGCAGTTgggcatatatattttttcttagaggATGTCTTTCCCAATCAGCCTGGTGGAGGAAGGCTTCTGAGAACACCATCTGTCCT gaaagcaaTATTTGACACGCCAGAAGATGATCCTAATTACAATCCCTTGCCAGAAGAACGGCCAGGAGGATTTGCGTGGGGAGAAGGTCAACGCCTTGGAGGCTAA